The Spirosoma foliorum genome has a window encoding:
- a CDS encoding heme/hemin ABC transporter substrate-binding protein — protein sequence MIKSALSTTRLIGLLWILLLGNLSVLTAKPGTDEPVRIVSLDGTVSEILCDLGLQPHLIGVDVTSTYPESLKSLPKVGHNRNISAEGVISLKPTLVLTTENAGTKPEVVEQIKAAGIKVISFQQEYSIAGAKKLIQDVATTCQVGSKAKPLIKKLDADLALVKKAMNSPKVLFIYARGTGTMMVSGRGTQVAKMIELAGGVNATPDFENYKPLTAEALVTANPDVILLFDSGLQSLGGNEGLLKVQGIAQTNAGKNGWIIDMDGHLLSGFSPRLGKALQELAQKITIKPKA from the coding sequence ATGATAAAATCAGCCCTTTCCACAACGCGGCTTATTGGCCTTTTGTGGATCTTACTTCTAGGAAATTTGTCGGTTCTTACGGCCAAACCAGGTACCGACGAGCCAGTTCGCATTGTATCGCTCGATGGCACGGTCAGTGAAATCCTGTGCGATCTTGGTTTGCAGCCACATTTGATTGGCGTCGATGTAACGAGTACCTATCCCGAGTCGTTGAAAAGCCTACCCAAAGTTGGCCACAACCGGAACATTTCGGCCGAGGGGGTTATTTCTCTCAAACCAACGCTGGTACTCACCACCGAAAATGCAGGTACGAAACCTGAAGTGGTTGAGCAGATAAAAGCCGCCGGTATCAAGGTTATCTCGTTTCAGCAGGAGTATAGCATTGCCGGTGCTAAAAAACTCATTCAGGACGTAGCCACAACCTGTCAGGTTGGCTCTAAAGCCAAACCTCTTATCAAGAAACTGGACGCCGATCTGGCGCTGGTCAAAAAGGCGATGAATAGCCCTAAAGTACTCTTCATTTATGCTCGTGGCACCGGCACCATGATGGTATCGGGCCGGGGAACACAGGTTGCCAAGATGATCGAACTGGCGGGGGGCGTCAATGCCACGCCTGACTTCGAAAATTACAAGCCACTTACGGCAGAAGCACTGGTTACGGCCAATCCGGATGTGATTTTGTTGTTCGATAGCGGGCTTCAAAGTCTGGGTGGCAACGAAGGACTATTGAAAGTACAGGGCATTGCCCAAACAAATGCGGGTAAAAACGGCTGGATCATCGACATGGATGGCCATTTGCTGAGTGGATTCTCCCCACGTTTAGGTAAAGCCTTACAGGAGCTTGCCCAGAAAATCACCATCAAACCTAAAGCCTAA
- a CDS encoding FecCD family ABC transporter permease, with protein MTSATIDPPSATKAIQKSVLKTTINPWLMPVLVIVLLVTIVLSVGIGAVYITPNEIGLILRKLLGGTVEVDGTKEAILLVIRMPRVCLAILIGAGLAISGAAIQGLFRNPLADPGLIGISSGASLAAVTMIVLEVSFFQKLTGVMGMYALSVVAFLGACATAFFVYRIARVAGKDLITTMLLTGIAINALSGAITGIMTYLATDEQLRNITFWSLGSLGGASWTSVLAILPFTVIALLGIPRLAKSLNLLALGESQASMLGVNLKSVKRQVIIFATMAVGTSVAVAGIIGFVGLVIPHLIRIGVGSDHRRVLIGSALGGAIVLSLADSLARTLVAPAELPIGILTALIGTPVFLWILFRNRRR; from the coding sequence ATGACCAGCGCCACAATCGACCCACCATCTGCCACAAAGGCAATCCAAAAATCGGTGCTCAAAACAACCATCAATCCGTGGTTAATGCCCGTTTTGGTCATCGTCTTACTGGTAACGATTGTCCTATCGGTTGGGATTGGGGCTGTATACATAACACCCAACGAGATCGGACTTATTCTTCGGAAACTATTGGGCGGAACGGTGGAGGTTGATGGAACAAAAGAGGCAATCCTGTTGGTGATTCGAATGCCCAGGGTTTGTCTGGCGATTTTGATTGGCGCAGGACTGGCTATTTCCGGGGCTGCTATTCAGGGGCTGTTCCGAAACCCGCTTGCCGATCCGGGTCTGATTGGCATTTCGTCGGGGGCGTCATTAGCCGCCGTGACGATGATCGTTCTGGAAGTATCGTTTTTTCAAAAACTCACGGGCGTTATGGGCATGTATGCCTTATCGGTGGTGGCGTTTCTGGGTGCCTGCGCAACAGCTTTTTTCGTTTATCGCATTGCTCGCGTAGCAGGCAAGGATCTGATTACAACCATGTTGCTAACTGGCATCGCTATTAATGCGCTGTCTGGCGCGATAACGGGCATTATGACGTATCTGGCAACCGACGAACAACTTCGGAACATCACATTCTGGAGCCTGGGAAGTTTGGGGGGCGCTAGCTGGACATCCGTACTAGCCATCCTGCCTTTTACGGTGATCGCTTTATTGGGTATTCCCCGCTTAGCCAAATCCCTAAACCTGCTGGCGCTGGGCGAAAGTCAGGCCAGCATGCTCGGAGTGAACCTAAAGAGCGTGAAGCGGCAGGTCATCATTTTTGCCACGATGGCGGTGGGTACATCGGTAGCAGTAGCGGGCATCATTGGGTTTGTTGGGTTAGTTATTCCGCACCTGATCCGTATCGGTGTCGGTTCCGACCATCGTCGTGTACTAATAGGCTCTGCTCTGGGCGGAGCCATTGTACTATCGCTGGCCGATTCCCTCGCCCGAACGCTGGTTGCTCCAGCTGAACTGCCTATTGGTATTCTTACCGCGCTGATCGGAACACCTGTCTTCCTGTGGATTTTGTTTCGAAACAGACGGCGGTGA
- a CDS encoding HmuY family protein has protein sequence MKKVVIIMFALVVSTLNACKEADPPLPDNLVQFESAEQGIDATTTETTIKLKLSRAVDAATPVTLQVTPSGITYGTQFTTTPAVTTNTLSLTVPAGASEASFKLTKAADLFLAGTETVAFSIASASSPVIVGTTKQLTVKFTSIVSSGTTLTLDGGTGGSSAVNAVFVDLSNNAQNSVKRSSWDLGFSTSTDFRVIINNMTGAAAISLSKNDLTQVTAADTVGLVLSTSDFSPSGLKLVDDVSGDLTKTVIPSISATDTDNKVFILNRGTGGSTAPKGWIKLRVLRNGTTGYTLQYAGIKETTFKTVTITKDAAYNFNFVSFDTGAAVAVEPAKAKWDIEWTGGIYITSDGTNNIPYYFSDQVYINYLGGVTAAEVLTSTVTYDAYVESNIATTTFKADRSVIGSNWRVTQGTPIGVKTDRFYVVKDAAGNVYKLKFISFISNDGGVRGNPKFEFKLVKKAS, from the coding sequence ATGAAAAAAGTAGTTATAATCATGTTCGCGCTGGTGGTAAGTACGCTAAATGCCTGTAAGGAAGCTGATCCACCGCTACCTGACAATTTAGTGCAGTTCGAAAGCGCAGAGCAAGGTATTGATGCAACCACTACCGAAACGACCATTAAACTGAAATTATCTCGGGCGGTTGATGCTGCTACCCCCGTAACGTTACAGGTTACGCCTTCTGGCATTACCTATGGTACCCAATTTACAACAACGCCAGCCGTCACGACAAACACCCTGTCTCTAACGGTTCCAGCGGGCGCCAGCGAAGCTTCGTTTAAACTGACTAAAGCGGCTGACCTTTTCCTCGCCGGAACAGAAACCGTTGCCTTCTCGATTGCCTCGGCAAGTAGTCCAGTCATTGTTGGAACCACGAAACAGCTTACCGTTAAATTCACCTCTATTGTTTCGTCGGGTACGACGCTGACCCTCGACGGCGGAACGGGCGGTTCCAGTGCTGTCAATGCGGTATTCGTCGATTTAAGCAACAATGCCCAAAATTCCGTGAAGCGGTCGAGCTGGGATTTAGGTTTCTCTACGAGTACCGATTTCCGGGTAATTATTAACAACATGACGGGTGCTGCCGCCATTAGCCTGTCGAAGAACGATCTGACCCAGGTAACAGCAGCCGATACAGTTGGTCTTGTTTTGAGCACCAGTGATTTCAGTCCATCAGGGTTGAAATTAGTAGATGATGTATCGGGCGATCTGACGAAAACCGTAATTCCAAGCATCTCGGCTACCGACACGGACAATAAAGTGTTTATTCTCAACCGAGGTACAGGTGGTAGTACAGCACCCAAAGGTTGGATAAAACTCCGGGTACTGCGTAATGGCACTACAGGATATACCCTCCAGTATGCAGGCATTAAAGAAACAACCTTTAAGACGGTTACGATTACGAAAGATGCTGCCTACAATTTCAACTTTGTATCGTTCGATACCGGCGCGGCTGTAGCTGTTGAACCTGCCAAAGCAAAATGGGATATTGAATGGACTGGCGGTATCTACATCACTAGCGATGGTACTAACAACATTCCGTACTACTTCTCCGATCAGGTGTACATCAACTATCTGGGTGGTGTAACGGCTGCTGAAGTTTTAACTAGCACAGTTACGTATGATGCGTATGTTGAAAGTAACATTGCGACAACAACCTTCAAGGCAGATCGCTCCGTAATTGGGTCAAACTGGCGGGTAACGCAGGGAACACCAATCGGTGTAAAAACCGATCGCTTCTACGTAGTTAAGGATGCTGCCGGCAACGTGTACAAACTGAAGTTCATTAGCTTCATCTCCAACGATGGTGGTGTACGAGGCAATCCAAAATTCGAATTCAAACTGGTTAAAAAAGCCAGCTAA
- a CDS encoding heme ABC transporter ATP-binding protein, which produces MLDVRNISYQIRNRKLLDGVSFQAKPGELLAIVGANGAGKSTLLKLCTRELIKFTGEIQLFDRAIPSYSDKELSQFRAVLPQQNSVVFPFLVSELVLMGRYPHFEFHPSEQDFAIAELALKKVGMWDFASRIFTTLSGGEQQRVQLARVLAQIWDVEQGILFLDEPTTGLDLLHQHQMLEIAHEFTKKGFCVVVILHDLNLAAQYADQIVMLRAGRVEAIGTPREIITEETIHRVFNLKVWLIEHPEMGCPMVVPQHYQFSSNQQ; this is translated from the coding sequence ATGCTAGACGTCAGAAACATATCATACCAGATACGAAATCGGAAACTGCTCGATGGGGTTTCATTCCAGGCAAAACCGGGCGAATTGCTGGCCATTGTTGGGGCTAATGGAGCAGGTAAATCAACGCTGCTCAAATTATGCACCCGTGAACTCATTAAGTTCACAGGTGAAATTCAACTCTTCGACCGGGCGATTCCGTCGTATTCAGACAAAGAGCTTTCGCAGTTTCGGGCCGTTTTACCGCAGCAAAACTCCGTTGTCTTTCCGTTTCTGGTCAGCGAATTAGTCCTGATGGGCCGGTATCCTCATTTTGAGTTTCATCCCTCCGAGCAAGACTTTGCCATTGCCGAATTGGCCCTAAAGAAAGTGGGTATGTGGGATTTTGCCAGCCGCATTTTTACAACGCTGTCGGGCGGTGAGCAACAACGGGTACAATTGGCCCGCGTACTGGCGCAAATCTGGGATGTGGAGCAGGGAATTCTATTTTTAGATGAACCAACCACCGGGCTCGATCTGCTGCATCAGCATCAAATGCTGGAAATTGCTCATGAATTCACTAAAAAAGGGTTCTGCGTCGTCGTGATTTTACACGACCTGAATCTGGCCGCCCAATATGCCGATCAAATCGTCATGCTACGCGCGGGGCGGGTCGAAGCAATCGGGACACCCCGAGAGATAATCACGGAAGAAACGATCCACCGCGTTTTTAATTTGAAAGTATGGCTCATTGAGCATCCCGAAATGGGCTGCCCCATGGTCGTCCCACAACACTACCAGTTTTCTTCTAACCAACAATAA